The Rhinolophus ferrumequinum isolate MPI-CBG mRhiFer1 chromosome 4, mRhiFer1_v1.p, whole genome shotgun sequence genome has a window encoding:
- the PCDH9 gene encoding protocadherin-9 isoform X7, which translates to MDLRDFYLLAALIACLRLDSAIAQELIYTIREELPENVPIGNIPKDLNISHINAATGTSASLVYRLVSKAGDAPLVKVSSSTGEIFTTSNRIDREKLCAGASYAEENECFFELEVVILPNDFFRLIKIKIIVKDTNDNAPMFPSPVINISIPENTLINSRFPIPSATDPDTGFNGVQHYELLNGQSVFGLDIVETPEGEKWPQLIVQQNLDREQKDTYVMKIKVEDGGTPQKSSTAILQVTVSDVNDNRPVFKEGQVEVHIPENAPVGTSVIQLHATDADIGSNAEIRYIFGAQVAPATKRLFALNNTTGLITVQRSLDREETAIHKVTVLASDGSSTPARATVTINVTDVNDNPPNIDLRYIISPINGTVYLSEKDPVNTKIALITVSDKDTDVNGKVICFIEREVPFHLKAVYDNQYLLETSSLLDYEGTKEFSFKIVASDSGKPSLNQTALVRVKLEDENDNPPIFNQPVIELSVSENNRRGLYLTTISATDEDSGKNADIVYQLGPNASFFDLDRKTGVLTASRVFDREEQERFIFTVTARDNGTPPLQSQAAVIVTVLDENDNSPKFTHNHFQFFVSENLPKYSTVGVITVTDADAGENKAVTLSILNDNDNFVLDPYSGVIKSNVSFDREQQSSYTFDVKATDGGQPPRSSTAKVTINVMDVNDNSPVVISPPSNTSFKLVPLSAIPGSVVAEVFAVDIDTGMNAELKYTIVSGNNKGLFRIDPVTGNITLEEKPAPTDVGLHRLVVNISDLGYPKSLHTLVLVFLYVNDTAGNASYIYDLIRRTMETPLDRNIGDSSQPYQNEDYLTIMIAIVAGAMVVIVVIFVTVLVRCRHASRFKAAQRSKQGAEWMSPNQENKQNKKKKRKKRKSPKSSLLNFVTIEESKPDDAVHEPINGTISLPAELEEQSIGRFDWGPAPPTTFKPNSPDLAKHYKSASPQPAFHLKPDTPVSVKKHHVIQELPLDNTFVGGCDTLSKRSSTSSDHFSASECSSQGGFKTKGPLHTRQPLFLNGSEAPITIHLCTNLPAKISMRLPPTSL; encoded by the exons ATGGACCTGAGGGATTTTTACCTGTTGGCTGCTCTGATTGCCTGTTTAAGGCTGGATTCTGCAATAGCTCAAGAACTTATTTACACTATTAGAGAGGAATTGCCTGAAAATGTGCCCATAGGAAACATACCAAAGGATCTGAACATTTCTCACATCAATGCTGCCACAGGGACCAGTGCCAGCCTTGTCTACAGACTGGTTTCTAAAGCTGGGGATGCCCCTTTGGTGAAAGTATCCAGTAGCACTGGGGAAATTTTCACAACCTCCAATAGAATAGACAGAGAAAAACTCTGTGCTGGAGCCTCTTATGCTGAGGAGAATGAGTGTTTCTTTGAACTTGAGGTGGTGATCCTCCCCAATGATTTTTTCAGGctgatcaaaataaaaataattgtcaagGATACCAATGATAATGCCCCCATGTTTCCATCTCCTGTCATCAATATTTCCATTCCAGAAAACACTTTGATCAACAGCCGCTTTCCAATTCCATCAGCAACAGATCCTGATACAGGCTTCAATGGTGTACAGCATTATGAATTGTTAAATGGGCAGAGTGTTTTTGGACTGGATATCGTGGAAACTCCAGAGGGAGAGAAGTGGCCACAATTGATTGTTCAGCAAAACTTGGACAGAGAACAGAAAGATACCTATGTGATGAAAATCAAAGTAGAGGATGGAGGCACGCCACAGAAATCCAGCACGGCCATCCTGCAGGTCACAGTAAGTGATGTCAATGACAACAGGCCAGTGTTTAAGGAGGGTCAAGTGGAGGTCCATATTCCGGAGAATGCTCCTGTAGGCACCTCTGTAATTCAGCTCCATGCCACTGATGCAGACATAGGCAGTAATGCTGAAATCCGGTACATTTTTGGCGCCCAGGTCGCCCCGGCTACCAAAAGACTCTTTGCTTTAAATAATACTACTGGGCTGATTACAGTTCAGAGGTCCTTAGATCGAGAGGAGACAGCCATTCACAAAGTGACAGTGCTGGCTAGTGATGGCAGCTCCACTCCAGCTCGGGCAACCGTTACCATCAATGTTACTGATGTAAATGACAACCCTCCTAACATAGACCTCAGGTACATTATAAGTCCCATCAATGGCACAGTGTATTTATCAGAGAAGGATCCTGTCAATACCAAGATTGCCCTAATTACAGTTTCAGATAAGGACACAGATGTGAATGGCAAAGTGATCTGTTTCATTGAAAGAGAGGTCCCATTTCATTTGAAGGCAGTATATGACAACCAGTATTTGTTAGAAACCTCCTCTTTGTTGGACTATGAGGGCACCAAAGAATTCAGCTTTAAAATCGTTGCCTCTGATTCTGGGAAGCCCAGTTTAAATCAGACTGCCCTGGTAAGGGTTAAGCTTGAGGACGAAAATGACAACCCACCAATTTTCAACCAGCCTGTAATTGAGCTGTCAGTTTCTGAAAACAACCGACGTGGGTTATACTTAACAACTATTAGTGCCACAGATGAAGACAGTGGGAAAAATGCAGATATTGTTTATCAGCTTGGACCGAATGCCTCTTTCTTTGATCTGGACCGAAAGACAGGAGTTTTGACAGCCTCCAGAGTCTTTGACAGAGAGGAACAAGAACGATTCATTTTCACAGTAACTGCCAGGGACAATGGGACCCCTCCCCTCCAAAGCCAAGCGGCTGTGATAGTTACTGTTCTGGATGAGAATGACAATAGCCCCAAATTTACTCataatcattttcaattttttgtgtcTGAGAATCTGCCAAAGTACAGCACTGTGGGGGTCATCACAGTGACCGATGCAGATGCTGGCGAGAATAAAGCTGTGACTCTGTCCATTCTAAATGACAATGATAATTTTGTGTTGGATCCCTATTCTGGAGTCATAAAGTCAAATGTCTCATTTGATAGAGAGCAGCAGAGTTCCTACACTTTCGATGTCAAAGCCACTGATGGGGGCCAACCACCCCGTTCCTCTACTGCAAAAGTAACGATCAATGTCATGGATGTCAATGACAATAGCCCGGTTGTCATTTCTCCACCTTCTAACACTTCTTTTAAGTTGGTGCCCCTCTCAGCCATTCCTGGCTCCGTAGTAGCAGAAGTTTTCGCAGTCGACATTGACACCGGGATGAACGCTGAACTGAAGTATACAATTGTGAGTGGGAACAACAAAGGCCTGTTTCGGATTGATCCGGTCACGGGTAACATTACTCTGGAAGAAAAACCGGCACCCACTGATGTGGGCTTGCACCGTTTGGTGGTCAACATAAGTGACCTGGGGTACCCTAAGTCACTGCACACTCTtgtgcttgtttttctttatgttaatGACACGGCTGGAAATGCCTCCTACATCTATGACTTGATTCGCAGGACTATGGAGACCCCATTGGACAGGAACATAGGGGACAGTAGCCAGCCCTATCAAAATGAGGACTATCTCACCATCATGATTGCCATCGTCGCAGGTGCCATGGTGGTCATAGTCGTGATCTTCGTCACCGTTCTGGTGCGCTGTCGCCATGCATCAAGGTTCAAAGCCGCTCAGAGGAGCAAGCAAGGGGCTGAGTGGATGTCCCCAAACCAggagaacaaacaaaataagaaaaagaaaaggaagaaaagaaagtctccCAAGAGCTCTCTTTTGAACTTTGTGACAATTGAAGAGTCCAAACCTGATGACGCAGTTCACGAACCTATCAATGGGACCATCAGCCTGCCTGCCGAGCTCGAGGAGCAAAGTATAGGAAGATTTGACTGGGGTCCGGCACCTCCGACCACCTTCAAGCCTAACAGCCCTGACCTGGCCAAGCACTACAAATCTGCCTCTCCACAGCCTGCTTTTCACCTGAAACCAGACACTCCCGTTTCCGTGAAAAAGCATCATGTGATTCAGGAACTCCCTTTGGACAACACCTTTGTCGGGGGTTGTGACACCCTTTCCAAACGCTCTTCCACTAGTTCTGATCACTTCAGTGCCTCAGAGTGCAGTTCCCAAGGAGGCTTCAAGACAAAGGGTCCCTTACACACCAGACAG cccCTGTTCCTGAATGGGTCAGAAGCACCAATCACCATCCATCTTTGCACAAATTTGCCAGCTAAGATCAGCATGCGTCTTCCCCCAACCTCTCTGTAA